A section of the Stenotrophomonas acidaminiphila genome encodes:
- a CDS encoding membrane protein insertase YidC: MNQTRVFLIFAWLMVAVLLWMEWGREKNAPDPATVAATQPAVPAANDADLAPPAAGNVPQAAVPGQATATPSPALEAATTAPRVNVTTDVLKLVLDGRSVLDADLLQFPQTKAAGSPPVQLLTEEKAHPYSATSGWVGQGGSAAPGANGFQPVQAAKDYTLADGQSELQVPFVWNGPNGVSIHRTYTFKRGDYAIGVKDEVVNAGTTPWQGYVFRKLDRVPAVLSRSMTNPDSFSFNGATWYDNDKKYQRRPFADYLEDGNLNQTITGGWVAMLQHHFFTAWIPQADQASLYLLSQNGPRHVIEARGPGFTVAPGQKVSTQARLWVGPKLVNQIAKEDVPGLERVVDYSRFSLMAIIGQGLFWVMNQVHKLVGNWGWSIIGLVILLKLALFPLANAQYKSQAKMRKFQPRIAQLKERYGDDRQKFQTAMMELYKKEKINPMGGCLPLLIQMPIFFALYWVLVESVELRQAPWFAWIQDLTARDPYFILPVINVAVMWFTQKLTPAPGMDPMQQKMMQFMPLVFGVMMAFMPSGLVLYWVVNGGLSLAQQWWMTKKHGEDAPTPPAKAEAK; encoded by the coding sequence CGCCGCGACCCAGCCCGCGGTACCGGCGGCAAACGATGCCGACCTGGCACCGCCGGCCGCCGGCAACGTGCCGCAGGCGGCCGTTCCCGGGCAGGCCACGGCCACGCCGTCGCCGGCGCTGGAAGCGGCCACCACCGCACCCCGCGTGAACGTGACCACCGACGTGCTGAAGCTGGTGCTCGACGGCCGCAGCGTGCTCGACGCCGACCTGCTGCAGTTCCCGCAGACCAAGGCTGCCGGCAGCCCGCCGGTGCAGCTGCTGACCGAGGAAAAGGCGCATCCGTACAGCGCCACCAGCGGCTGGGTCGGCCAGGGCGGCTCGGCCGCGCCGGGCGCCAACGGCTTCCAGCCGGTGCAGGCGGCGAAGGACTACACCCTGGCCGATGGCCAGAGCGAGCTGCAGGTGCCGTTCGTCTGGAACGGCCCGAACGGCGTCAGCATCCATCGCACCTACACCTTCAAGCGCGGGGACTACGCCATCGGCGTCAAGGATGAAGTGGTCAACGCCGGCACCACGCCGTGGCAGGGCTATGTGTTCCGCAAGCTGGACCGGGTGCCGGCGGTGCTCAGCCGCAGCATGACCAACCCCGATTCCTTCAGCTTCAACGGCGCCACCTGGTACGACAACGACAAGAAGTACCAGCGCCGGCCCTTCGCCGATTACCTGGAGGACGGCAACCTCAACCAGACCATCACCGGTGGCTGGGTGGCGATGCTGCAGCACCACTTCTTCACCGCGTGGATCCCGCAGGCCGACCAGGCCTCGCTGTACCTGCTTTCGCAGAACGGCCCGCGCCATGTCATCGAGGCGCGCGGCCCCGGCTTCACCGTGGCCCCGGGCCAGAAGGTGAGCACCCAGGCACGCCTGTGGGTCGGCCCGAAGCTGGTCAACCAGATCGCCAAGGAAGACGTCCCCGGCCTGGAGCGCGTGGTCGACTACAGCCGCTTCTCGCTGATGGCGATCATCGGCCAGGGCCTGTTCTGGGTGATGAACCAGGTCCACAAGCTGGTCGGCAACTGGGGCTGGTCGATCATCGGCCTGGTGATCCTGCTCAAGCTGGCGTTGTTCCCGCTGGCCAATGCGCAGTACAAGTCGCAGGCCAAGATGCGCAAGTTCCAGCCGCGCATCGCCCAGCTCAAGGAACGCTATGGCGACGACCGCCAGAAGTTCCAGACCGCGATGATGGAGCTGTACAAGAAGGAAAAGATCAACCCGATGGGCGGCTGCCTGCCGCTGCTGATCCAGATGCCGATCTTCTTCGCCCTGTACTGGGTGCTGGTGGAATCGGTGGAACTGCGCCAGGCACCGTGGTTCGCGTGGATCCAGGACCTGACCGCGCGTGACCCCTACTTCATCCTGCCGGTGATCAACGTGGCGGTGATGTGGTTCACCCAGAAGCTGACCCCGGCACCGGGCATGGACCCGATGCAGCAGAAGATGATGCAGTTCATGCCGCTGGTGTTCGGCGTCATGATGGCCTTCATGCCGTCCGGCCTGGTGCTGTACTGGGTGGTCAACGGCGGGCTGAGCCTGGCCCAGCAGTGGTGGATGACCAAGAAGCACGGCGAGGACGCACCGACGCCGCCGGCCAAGGCCGAAGCCAAGTAA